In bacterium, a single genomic region encodes these proteins:
- a CDS encoding M14 family metallopeptidase, whose amino-acid sequence MRHALLSFLATLILSAVIASPTAADDFLTVTEQNDFRITATYDETIDFLRRLEKASPYAKLTVFGRTPQGRDLHCFIVSKDRAFTPADAKKTGKVILLVQNGIHAGEIDGKDASMILLREILVTREREPLLDNVILLIIPMINPDGHENNSRYTRANQYGPENAGFRVTAQRYNLNRDYMKADALEMRAWLRLWTTWMPDFFIDNHVTDGHDWQYVINYTMPWQPNAAAAIRQWTREQFDPYFHSRCADLGFPPFPYAFPMRNRTDGAVGTYVDIPRLSTGYTALWNRPGLLIEMHSLKEYEPRVRGNHAAMVAVLELLNREAASLKEAIARADADLIGGVLDSVPIAFQPTGESTMVAVRNYSSALDSGHVTGGRFTRWDRSRPQIDTVPYFASFRPRAQVAIPRAYLIPREWTDVIERLRWHGVAMRTLAAPATLPVELYYLDSADWAEEANEGHVRVACKARRVDTTLSYPAGTVVIDPRQPAGKVAVHALEPEAPDSFLGWGFFNTVLEQKEYAEGYVIDPLADSLYAADPQIRAAFDARVAADTTFARSVQAKRDFFYKRSRFAEGGLNWYPVARLRGDIPATSPWKDDDAR is encoded by the coding sequence ATGCGACATGCCCTGCTGTCATTCCTCGCCACGTTGATCCTGTCGGCCGTGATTGCGTCTCCGACCGCCGCCGACGACTTCCTCACCGTCACCGAGCAGAACGATTTCCGCATCACCGCCACCTACGACGAGACCATCGACTTCCTGCGCCGCCTCGAGAAGGCCTCGCCCTATGCGAAACTGACGGTCTTCGGGCGGACGCCGCAGGGGCGTGACCTGCACTGTTTCATTGTCTCAAAGGACCGGGCCTTCACCCCGGCCGACGCGAAAAAGACCGGCAAGGTGATCTTGCTGGTGCAAAACGGCATCCATGCCGGCGAGATCGACGGCAAGGACGCCTCGATGATCCTCCTGCGCGAAATCCTCGTGACCCGTGAGCGCGAGCCGCTTCTGGACAACGTGATCCTGTTGATCATCCCAATGATCAACCCCGACGGCCATGAGAACAACAGCCGTTACACCCGCGCCAATCAGTACGGCCCGGAGAACGCAGGCTTTCGCGTCACCGCCCAGCGCTACAATCTCAACCGTGACTACATGAAGGCCGACGCGCTTGAAATGCGCGCTTGGTTGAGACTGTGGACGACGTGGATGCCCGACTTCTTCATCGACAATCATGTGACCGACGGGCACGACTGGCAGTATGTGATCAACTACACCATGCCGTGGCAGCCCAACGCCGCCGCCGCCATCCGCCAATGGACCAGGGAGCAGTTCGATCCCTATTTTCATTCCCGCTGCGCCGACCTGGGCTTCCCGCCCTTTCCCTACGCCTTCCCGATGCGGAACCGCACCGATGGCGCGGTCGGCACCTATGTCGATATTCCGCGCCTCTCAACCGGCTACACCGCGCTCTGGAACCGTCCCGGTCTGCTGATCGAAATGCACTCGCTCAAGGAGTATGAGCCGCGGGTGCGGGGCAATCACGCCGCGATGGTCGCGGTGCTCGAACTGCTCAACCGCGAGGCGGCCAGTCTGAAGGAGGCGATCGCGCGCGCCGACGCCGACTTGATCGGCGGCGTGCTGGATTCGGTGCCCATTGCCTTCCAACCGACGGGTGAATCGACCATGGTGGCCGTGCGGAACTACTCGTCGGCGCTGGATTCCGGCCACGTGACCGGCGGGAGGTTCACCCGATGGGATCGCAGCCGTCCGCAGATCGACACCGTTCCCTACTTTGCCAGTTTCCGCCCGCGCGCCCAGGTGGCGATTCCGCGCGCGTACCTGATCCCGCGTGAATGGACGGACGTGATCGAGCGCCTGCGCTGGCATGGCGTTGCGATGCGCACGCTCGCCGCGCCGGCAACGTTGCCGGTCGAACTGTACTACCTCGACAGCGCCGACTGGGCGGAGGAGGCCAACGAGGGGCATGTTCGTGTCGCCTGCAAGGCGCGCCGCGTCGACACGACGCTGAGCTATCCCGCCGGCACGGTGGTCATCGATCCCCGTCAACCCGCCGGCAAAGTCGCGGTGCACGCGCTGGAGCCCGAGGCCCCGGACTCCTTCCTCGGCTGGGGCTTTTTCAACACCGTGCTGGAGCAGAAGGAATACGCGGAGGGATATGTGATCGATCCCCTGGCCGATTCGCTCTACGCCGCCGATCCGCAGATCCGCGCCGCATTCGATGCCCGTGTCGCCGCCGACACGACCTTCGCCCGCAGCGTGCAGGCCAAGCGCGATTTTTTCTACAAGCGCTCGCGGTTCGCCGAGGGCGGACTCAACTGGTACCCCGTCGCGCGACTGCGCGGCGACATCCCGGCCACCAGCCCCTGGAAGGATGACGATGCCCGCTGA
- a CDS encoding S41 family peptidase has translation MFQRIGFVLGVLLLLPALAAAEDARLLRFPDIHGDQIAFSHGGDLWIVSANGGQARRLTTHDGLELFPRFSPDGKKIAFMGEYEGDQNVFVIDAGGGEPRRLTYHPAIRSTSERMGPESIVMDWTPDGKRILYRSREETHSVWEGKLYTVSPEGGLPIELPLPRGGFASFNGDGTKIAYCPIFRDFRTWKRYKGGTAQDVWIYDLVNARSEKLTDWEGTDNMPMWDNASGKIYFNSDRTGTLNLFVFDPADKSTTQVTQFTEYDVRWPAMGPGAIVFENGGWLYVLDLPNGTPRKLSVQLGDDALPARDRWINVKDRIQDYTVSYDGKRAMFGARGEIFTVPAKHGNTRNVTNTPGANEKFSTFSPNGQWIAYVSDASGEDELYLLKVNSSEPPVRLTTDGDRYKYQPSWSPDSKKLAWSDKSGRVFWIDVTTKSKTMIVQGQRGDIRDYVWSPDSKFIAYSDNNEHFISQIWVYSLAENKNRVVTPGDYDDVNPAWDPQGKYLYYLSNRHFNPMLGNYEFNFVLEKMTEIHALILAAGSPSPFAPKSDEVTPKKDEAAGAGKEEKKDKDGAAAKPVTVTIDWNGLYDRDVRLPVDAGQYGGLAAAEGRVFYISTGLGGLDGPVEDAKTTLHVFVMEDQKSHAFLEGLDGYDLTPDGKTMIVRMNGKYEIIDAGGEKAKTGDNVLDLSNLEMRLDPRAEWKQIFEEGWRLQRDFFYDSLMHGVDWKKMHDRYAPLVDHVTHRFDLTYVLGEMIGELATGHTYVGGGDYYRPSANEVGLLGINFVVDSAARRCRIGRILEGENWRDDRRSPLTEPGIKAAAGDYIIAINGKPLYIDTHPYALTEKCAGQTVSVTLSKSPDGSGSWTIEPKTIGSEEELRYIDWVARKARYTDSVSGGRIGYVHIPDMGAPGLKQFASMFFPQIRKEGMIIDVRWNGGGFVSQLIIERLRRVLSAMGKSRNYGPTTYPGTVFHGYLACLCNEHSASDGDNFPYHFRKYGLGPVIGKRTWGGVVGIRGHRPFTDGGYMNTPEFAKYDLDRNWIIENRGVDPDIEVEYPPEIVYKGGDPQIDRAVQEIMKQITEAPKQLPPPPATPPEKR, from the coding sequence ATGTTCCAGCGAATCGGATTCGTGCTGGGAGTGTTGTTGCTGCTCCCGGCGCTGGCCGCCGCCGAGGACGCGCGCTTGCTGCGCTTCCCCGACATTCATGGCGACCAGATTGCTTTTTCCCACGGGGGCGATCTCTGGATCGTTTCCGCCAACGGCGGCCAGGCGCGCCGTCTGACCACGCACGACGGTCTCGAATTGTTTCCGCGCTTTTCGCCCGACGGCAAGAAGATTGCCTTTATGGGCGAGTACGAAGGTGATCAGAATGTGTTCGTGATCGACGCCGGCGGCGGTGAGCCCAGGCGCCTCACCTACCATCCCGCGATCCGTTCCACGTCCGAGCGCATGGGCCCGGAGAGCATCGTGATGGACTGGACCCCCGACGGCAAGCGCATCCTCTATCGCTCGCGCGAAGAGACGCACAGCGTCTGGGAAGGCAAGCTGTATACGGTCAGCCCCGAGGGAGGGTTGCCAATCGAGCTTCCGCTGCCGCGCGGGGGCTTCGCCTCGTTCAACGGCGACGGCACCAAGATCGCCTATTGCCCGATCTTCCGCGACTTCCGCACCTGGAAGCGCTACAAAGGCGGCACCGCTCAGGATGTCTGGATCTACGATCTGGTCAACGCCCGCTCCGAGAAACTGACCGACTGGGAAGGCACCGACAACATGCCGATGTGGGACAACGCCTCGGGGAAGATCTACTTCAACTCCGACCGCACCGGCACGCTCAATCTGTTCGTCTTCGACCCCGCCGACAAATCGACCACCCAGGTGACGCAGTTCACCGAGTACGATGTCCGCTGGCCGGCGATGGGGCCCGGCGCGATTGTCTTTGAAAACGGCGGCTGGCTCTATGTCCTCGATCTGCCCAACGGAACGCCGCGCAAACTCTCGGTGCAGTTGGGCGACGACGCCCTCCCCGCCCGCGACCGCTGGATCAATGTCAAGGATCGCATCCAGGATTACACCGTCTCCTACGACGGCAAGCGCGCCATGTTCGGCGCCCGCGGCGAGATCTTCACTGTGCCCGCCAAGCACGGCAACACCCGCAATGTCACCAACACCCCCGGCGCCAATGAGAAGTTCTCAACCTTCTCGCCCAATGGCCAGTGGATCGCCTATGTCTCCGACGCCTCCGGCGAGGATGAGCTCTACCTGCTGAAGGTCAATTCGTCCGAACCGCCGGTGCGTCTGACCACCGATGGCGACCGTTACAAATACCAGCCGTCCTGGTCGCCGGACTCGAAGAAACTGGCCTGGTCGGACAAGAGCGGACGGGTGTTCTGGATCGACGTCACCACCAAGTCAAAGACGATGATCGTGCAGGGCCAACGCGGCGACATCCGCGATTATGTCTGGTCGCCCGACTCGAAGTTCATCGCCTACTCCGACAACAACGAGCACTTCATCTCGCAGATCTGGGTCTACTCGCTGGCCGAGAACAAGAATCGCGTCGTCACGCCCGGCGACTACGACGACGTCAACCCGGCTTGGGATCCGCAGGGGAAGTACCTGTACTACCTGTCCAACCGGCACTTCAACCCGATGCTGGGCAACTACGAGTTCAACTTCGTGCTCGAGAAGATGACCGAGATTCACGCGCTCATCCTCGCCGCGGGTTCGCCCTCGCCGTTTGCGCCGAAAAGTGACGAGGTCACCCCGAAGAAGGATGAGGCCGCCGGCGCGGGCAAAGAGGAGAAAAAGGACAAGGACGGCGCCGCCGCCAAGCCCGTGACGGTCACGATCGATTGGAACGGGCTTTACGACCGCGATGTGCGCCTGCCGGTGGACGCGGGGCAATACGGTGGGCTGGCCGCGGCCGAAGGGCGTGTCTTTTACATCTCCACCGGGCTGGGCGGTCTCGACGGTCCGGTCGAAGACGCCAAGACCACCCTCCATGTCTTCGTCATGGAAGACCAGAAGTCCCACGCCTTCCTCGAAGGTCTGGATGGCTACGATCTGACTCCCGACGGCAAGACGATGATCGTGCGGATGAACGGGAAATACGAGATCATCGATGCCGGCGGCGAGAAGGCCAAGACCGGCGACAATGTCCTCGATCTGTCCAACCTTGAGATGCGCCTCGATCCGCGCGCCGAGTGGAAGCAGATCTTTGAGGAAGGGTGGCGTCTCCAGCGCGACTTCTTCTACGATTCGCTGATGCACGGGGTCGACTGGAAGAAGATGCATGACCGCTACGCCCCGCTGGTCGACCATGTCACGCACCGCTTCGATCTCACCTATGTGCTCGGCGAGATGATCGGCGAGCTGGCCACGGGCCACACCTACGTCGGCGGCGGCGATTATTATCGTCCGAGCGCCAACGAAGTCGGACTTCTGGGCATCAACTTCGTCGTCGACTCGGCCGCGCGCCGCTGCAGGATCGGCCGCATCCTCGAAGGCGAGAACTGGCGCGATGACCGCCGCTCGCCCCTCACCGAGCCGGGCATCAAGGCCGCCGCCGGCGACTACATCATCGCCATCAACGGCAAGCCGCTCTACATCGACACGCATCCGTATGCGCTCACCGAAAAGTGCGCCGGGCAGACGGTCTCGGTGACGCTGTCCAAGTCGCCCGACGGCTCCGGCAGTTGGACGATCGAGCCGAAGACCATTGGCAGCGAGGAAGAGCTGCGCTACATCGACTGGGTTGCGCGCAAGGCGCGCTACACCGATTCGGTCTCGGGCGGACGGATCGGCTACGTGCACATCCCCGACATGGGCGCGCCGGGACTCAAGCAGTTTGCCAGCATGTTCTTCCCGCAGATCCGCAAGGAAGGGATGATCATCGACGTGCGCTGGAACGGCGGCGGGTTCGTCTCGCAGCTGATCATCGAGCGTCTGCGCCGTGTGCTGTCGGCGATGGGCAAATCGCGCAACTATGGCCCGACCACCTATCCCGGCACGGTCTTCCACGGCTACCTCGCCTGTCTGTGCAACGAGCACTCGGCCTCCGACGGCGACAACTTCCCATACCACTTCCGCAAGTACGGCCTCGGCCCGGTGATCGGCAAACGCACCTGGGGCGGCGTGGTCGGCATTCGCGGACATCGTCCTTTCACCGACGGCGGCTACATGAACACGCCCGAGTTCGCCAAGTACGACCTGGATCGCAATTGGATCATCGAGAACCGCGGTGTTGACCCCGACATTGAGGTCGAGTACCCGCCGGAGATCGTCTACAAGGGCGGCGACCCGCAGATTGACCGCGCGGTGCAGGAGATCATGAAACAGATCACCGAGGCGCCCAAGCAATTGCCGCCGCCGCCAGCGACCCCGCCCGAGAAGCGGTAA
- a CDS encoding nitrilase-related carbon-nitrogen hydrolase: MILRIACLFNREGLAAFDRESKPGTVDILVLPELFDGGYKRLATERRPMDDLAGLTEQLARLSERHGLTLIAGTVAMPGHNGKMLNASMIFSRGERIATVAKTHLFRPLADDQFFAPGEPAAPLALTCKGQTVRTGIIVCYDLRFPEIVRPWFKSGLDLLVVPARWPRVRDDAWQLLLRARAVENQCFTVGINARDEEGGGSYAFGPGGETAFELGPSVPDPLSWHAFPIDLNDIAAIKARLDTRLDARLL; this comes from the coding sequence ATGATTCTGCGAATCGCCTGCTTGTTCAACCGCGAAGGACTCGCGGCATTCGATCGCGAAAGCAAACCGGGAACGGTCGACATTCTCGTGCTGCCGGAGTTGTTTGACGGCGGCTACAAACGACTGGCCACCGAGCGCCGGCCGATGGACGATCTGGCCGGATTGACCGAGCAATTGGCGCGCCTGTCGGAGCGGCATGGGCTGACGTTGATTGCGGGCACGGTCGCGATGCCGGGACATAACGGCAAAATGCTCAACGCATCGATGATCTTCTCGCGCGGCGAGCGGATCGCGACCGTGGCCAAGACCCACCTGTTCCGTCCGCTGGCCGATGACCAATTCTTCGCGCCGGGGGAGCCGGCCGCGCCGCTGGCGTTGACCTGCAAGGGGCAGACCGTTCGCACCGGGATCATCGTCTGCTACGATCTGCGCTTTCCGGAAATCGTTCGGCCATGGTTCAAAAGCGGGCTGGACCTCCTGGTGGTGCCGGCGCGCTGGCCGCGGGTGCGGGATGATGCCTGGCAGCTGCTTTTGCGGGCGCGCGCGGTCGAAAATCAGTGCTTCACCGTCGGCATCAACGCGCGCGACGAGGAGGGCGGCGGCTCTTACGCCTTCGGGCCCGGCGGCGAAACGGCCTTTGAACTGGGCCCCTCGGTCCCCGATCCGTTATCCTGGCATGCGTTCCCGATCGATCTGAACGATATCGCGGCGATCAAGGCGCGTCTGGACACGCGCCTTGATGCGCGGCTTCTTTAG
- a CDS encoding pyridoxal phosphate-dependent aminotransferase — translation MDSLTTGSARPKAAETRAADHEHVYDSVTLSRIVEIRDALIDKQNRGEKVYRMESGTPSYPIFPEVAEAMIRAIRDNKTYYTEATGIRPLRAKICEKLARKNGIVHDLNEETVFTGQGAMGVLYCVLTSALGRDETVLLPSPVWESMIHVARLSGARLVEVPTREELGFNWRMDEFAAAVETHRPRAVIIVNPGNPTGGIFPKGDVAALFELVRRHRFFVIEDLAYEDLVYDPDYVILTQQAHATNDPDIYRRFIPIFSMSKSQNFSGLRIGYTHLIDPQMIERYRKALLYTTNGVNSVAQWGAVEALDARHDGRLRDMAASYKARGDALQEGLVRAGVFNFTLKPKGAFYWYPHINREALIEQARGRFTVPPASDPLPLGEWMSQHILRHGIGSVAGHHFGACTSDYIRFAYTCSLDDCREAGQRLAELFG, via the coding sequence ATGGATTCCCTGACGACCGGCAGTGCCCGGCCGAAGGCGGCGGAGACGCGCGCGGCGGACCACGAGCACGTCTACGATTCGGTCACGCTCTCGCGCATTGTCGAGATTCGCGACGCGCTGATCGACAAGCAGAATCGCGGCGAGAAGGTCTACCGCATGGAATCGGGGACGCCGTCCTACCCGATCTTCCCCGAGGTCGCCGAAGCGATGATCCGCGCCATTCGCGACAACAAGACCTACTACACCGAGGCCACCGGCATCCGTCCCTTGCGCGCGAAAATCTGCGAGAAGCTGGCGCGCAAGAACGGAATCGTGCACGACCTGAACGAGGAGACGGTCTTCACCGGCCAGGGCGCGATGGGCGTGTTGTATTGCGTCCTCACCTCGGCGCTGGGACGTGACGAGACCGTGCTGTTGCCGTCGCCGGTCTGGGAATCGATGATCCATGTGGCGCGCCTCTCCGGCGCGCGTCTGGTCGAGGTCCCGACGCGCGAGGAACTGGGATTCAACTGGCGGATGGACGAATTCGCCGCCGCGGTCGAGACCCATCGGCCGCGCGCGGTGATCATCGTCAACCCCGGCAACCCCACCGGCGGCATCTTTCCCAAGGGGGATGTCGCGGCGCTGTTTGAACTGGTCCGCCGTCATCGCTTCTTTGTGATCGAGGATCTCGCCTACGAGGATCTGGTCTATGATCCCGACTATGTCATCCTCACGCAGCAGGCGCACGCCACCAACGATCCGGACATCTACCGGCGGTTCATCCCGATCTTCTCGATGAGCAAGTCGCAGAATTTTTCCGGACTGCGCATCGGCTACACCCACCTGATCGACCCGCAGATGATCGAGCGCTACCGCAAGGCGCTGTTGTACACCACCAACGGCGTCAACTCCGTCGCGCAGTGGGGCGCGGTGGAGGCTCTCGACGCCCGGCACGATGGCCGTTTGCGCGACATGGCCGCCAGCTACAAGGCGCGCGGCGACGCGTTGCAGGAGGGATTGGTACGGGCGGGCGTGTTCAATTTCACCTTGAAGCCAAAGGGCGCCTTCTACTGGTATCCTCACATCAACCGCGAAGCGTTGATCGAGCAGGCGCGCGGACGATTCACCGTTCCGCCGGCCTCCGACCCGCTGCCGCTCGGCGAGTGGATGTCGCAGCACATCCTGCGGCACGGGATCGGCAGCGTCGCCGGCCACCACTTCGGCGCCTGCACATCAGACTATATCCGCTTTGCCTACACCTGTTCATTGGATGACTGCCGCGAGGCGGGGCAGCGTCTGGCGGAGTTGTTTGGTTGA
- a CDS encoding isochorismatase produces the protein MNRSSYQPRPIRFLDLWTVAGWRLKAYGISYKRPQPRPALVEAARQSVTRRLIGEPTGQQHYNVGFVGIHDGRGENQVFLDLWINENELLHWYQVSPVDKPGSLRDAPADHNSVCVWDLMVQCHERQAWIDCVLSNPRGPDVDAYLSRQLNTEV, from the coding sequence ATGAATCGTTCCTCCTACCAGCCTCGCCCCATCCGCTTTCTCGATCTCTGGACAGTGGCGGGGTGGCGTCTGAAGGCCTACGGCATCAGCTATAAGCGTCCGCAACCGCGTCCGGCGCTGGTCGAGGCCGCTCGGCAGTCGGTCACACGGCGTCTGATCGGGGAACCGACAGGCCAGCAACATTATAATGTCGGCTTTGTCGGCATCCATGATGGCCGTGGCGAGAACCAGGTGTTCCTCGATTTGTGGATCAATGAGAATGAGCTGCTGCACTGGTACCAGGTCTCGCCGGTCGACAAGCCCGGGTCGCTGCGCGACGCGCCGGCAGATCACAATTCGGTCTGTGTGTGGGACCTGATGGTGCAATGCCATGAACGACAGGCATGGATCGATTGCGTCCTGTCCAATCCCCGCGGCCCCGATGTCGACGCTTACTTGTCGCGTCAACTGAACACTGAAGTATGA
- a CDS encoding VOC family protein, translated as MAATLGYDGGLTCSLDVADLDLAVRWYEDVLGFKLLYRIDEMGWCELESPVARVNVGLNRVDRMPAGGGNATLVFGVLDIDRARRELEARQVRFDGETRTYEGMVRLATFHDPDGNTLMIYQSLSE; from the coding sequence ATGGCCGCAACACTTGGATATGACGGCGGATTGACCTGCAGTTTGGATGTCGCCGACCTCGACCTCGCCGTGCGCTGGTACGAGGATGTGCTCGGCTTCAAGCTGCTCTACAGGATCGATGAAATGGGCTGGTGCGAGCTGGAAAGCCCGGTGGCGCGTGTGAATGTGGGCTTAAACCGGGTCGACCGCATGCCGGCCGGCGGCGGCAACGCCACGCTCGTCTTCGGCGTCCTGGACATCGATCGCGCCCGCCGGGAACTGGAAGCGCGCCAGGTCCGTTTTGACGGAGAGACCCGGACCTACGAGGGCATGGTCCGGTTGGCGACGTTCCATGACCCCGACGGCAACACGCTGATGATTTACCAGAGTCTGAGCGAGTGA
- a CDS encoding thioredoxin domain-containing protein yields MPNRLAREHSAYLRSAAHQPVDWHPWGEEAFARARQLNRPILLDIGAVWCHWCHVMDGESYEDPATAAIINERFVAIKVDRDERPDVDRRYQEAVSAITGQGGWPLTAFLTPDGDVFTGGTYFPPEDRFGRRGFPDVLRLVADYYAQSRDSAETSAKELSAALAAHAARASAGAVTAGLTARAEAQMISTFDPAHGGFGDAPKFPHSATIEFLLGRQADDPTPQRAEVIRRTLTRMARGGVCDQIGGGFHRYSTDARWIVPHFEKMLYDNTELLRNYAMAYAAFGDPLYRATAEGIIRFLRATLSDRSESGFFTSQDADVGLHDDGDYFTWTLDEVRAICARDELPVLSARFDIQDKGEMHHNPARNVLFVAEDIDVIAARLECSEAEVERLLASGIAKLQAARDRRPMPFVDRRVYAGWNGMAISACLIASDYLDDAETARFALKSLDRIVRDCVLADGRVRHAVGAEVPVGLLDDGVFVARALLDAGERGGRIDGIATAGRIMDDLHNRLWDANGGGFFDQPPSGERVGLLAQPRKPIQDAPTPSANAIAAEVLMRLAHMTDQRRYREWAEQTLAAFAGTADGMGIFAGAYFNAAERFRLGELAIVVTGATDNDRAQHLWKTARGLYHPRKSLRRLVAATAADKEAVPAPLRAMIRGDAACAYVCADNVCAPPVSDPDELPRVIREFGSRKPQS; encoded by the coding sequence ATGCCCAATCGACTCGCCCGGGAACATAGCGCCTACCTGCGATCGGCGGCGCATCAGCCGGTGGACTGGCACCCATGGGGCGAGGAAGCGTTCGCGCGCGCCCGCCAGTTGAACCGACCGATCCTGTTGGACATCGGCGCGGTCTGGTGCCACTGGTGTCATGTGATGGACGGGGAATCGTACGAGGACCCCGCGACCGCGGCGATCATCAACGAGCGCTTTGTCGCCATCAAGGTCGATCGCGACGAGCGCCCCGATGTCGACCGCCGCTATCAGGAGGCGGTGTCGGCGATCACCGGGCAGGGCGGCTGGCCGTTGACCGCCTTCCTCACACCGGACGGCGACGTGTTCACCGGCGGCACCTACTTCCCGCCGGAGGATCGTTTTGGGCGTCGGGGATTCCCCGACGTGTTGCGGTTGGTGGCCGACTACTACGCGCAGTCGCGCGACAGCGCCGAGACCTCGGCGAAAGAGCTGTCGGCGGCGCTGGCGGCGCACGCCGCGCGCGCGTCCGCCGGCGCCGTGACCGCGGGATTGACCGCGCGCGCCGAAGCGCAGATGATCTCGACATTCGACCCGGCGCATGGCGGATTCGGCGACGCGCCCAAATTCCCTCATTCCGCCACCATCGAGTTTCTGCTCGGACGTCAGGCCGATGATCCCACGCCGCAGCGCGCGGAGGTCATCCGGCGCACATTAACGCGCATGGCGCGGGGGGGCGTCTGCGACCAGATCGGCGGGGGATTCCACCGCTATTCGACCGATGCCCGCTGGATTGTCCCGCATTTTGAAAAGATGCTTTACGACAACACCGAACTGTTGCGCAACTACGCGATGGCGTATGCGGCGTTCGGCGATCCGCTCTACCGGGCCACGGCCGAAGGAATCATTCGATTCCTGCGCGCGACACTCTCGGACCGGAGTGAGAGCGGTTTTTTCACATCGCAGGATGCCGATGTCGGTCTCCACGATGACGGCGATTACTTCACCTGGACGCTTGATGAGGTCCGCGCGATCTGCGCCCGGGACGAGCTGCCGGTGCTGTCCGCCCGCTTCGACATTCAGGACAAAGGCGAGATGCATCACAACCCGGCGCGCAACGTCCTGTTTGTCGCCGAAGATATCGACGTAATCGCGGCGCGCCTGGAGTGTTCGGAGGCGGAGGTGGAACGGCTGTTGGCCTCCGGCATCGCGAAGTTGCAGGCGGCGCGTGACCGGCGTCCGATGCCCTTCGTCGACCGGCGTGTGTACGCCGGCTGGAACGGCATGGCGATCTCCGCCTGCCTGATTGCGTCGGATTACCTCGATGACGCCGAGACCGCGCGCTTCGCCCTGAAATCGCTGGACCGGATCGTGCGCGACTGCGTGTTGGCGGATGGACGTGTGCGGCACGCGGTCGGCGCGGAAGTGCCCGTGGGGTTGCTGGACGACGGTGTATTCGTGGCGCGCGCGTTGCTGGATGCCGGCGAGCGCGGGGGACGAATCGACGGGATCGCGACCGCCGGCCGCATCATGGACGATCTGCACAATCGCCTCTGGGATGCGAACGGCGGCGGGTTCTTCGACCAGCCGCCATCGGGAGAACGTGTGGGGCTTCTGGCACAGCCGCGCAAACCGATCCAGGATGCGCCGACTCCATCGGCCAACGCCATCGCCGCCGAAGTGCTCATGCGCCTGGCGCACATGACCGACCAGAGGCGCTATCGCGAATGGGCGGAGCAGACACTGGCGGCCTTCGCCGGGACCGCCGATGGCATGGGCATCTTTGCCGGGGCTTACTTCAACGCCGCCGAGCGGTTTCGCCTGGGTGAATTGGCCATCGTGGTAACCGGCGCGACGGACAATGATCGTGCGCAACACTTGTGGAAGACCGCCCGCGGCCTGTATCACCCTCGGAAGTCCCTCCGGCGGCTCGTCGCCGCCACTGCGGCGGACAAAGAAGCGGTGCCTGCGCCGCTGCGCGCGATGATCCGGGGCGATGCCGCTTGTGCCTACGTGTGCGCCGACAACGTCTGCGCGCCGCCGGTCAGTGATCCGGATGAG